A genomic region of Streptomyces rimosus contains the following coding sequences:
- a CDS encoding LCP family protein, protein MSWPRRIALVLLILVVLVVAGGVALYVWAGGQVRRTDALADYSGRPPSGKGTNWLLVGSDSRQSLTPEQRKRLHVGNEEGLNTDTIMVLHRGDSGPYLVSLPRDSYVAVPGHGRNKVNVAFAEGGPKLLTRTVEQVTGLRIDRYAEVDFLGFVQVVDALGGVRMCLDKPLKDEKSGADFRAGCQEMDGVRALAYVRARYTDPEGDLGRVRRQRQLIGALGEKMLGAGVLLNPFALVPALDAGLSALTVDRAAGVPDLARLGWSMKNIADGEGAATTVPVARPGVDLGGVGDVVEWDEQGARRLFWALREDVPIPTSGNN, encoded by the coding sequence ATGTCCTGGCCCAGGCGGATCGCGCTGGTGCTGCTGATCCTGGTGGTGCTGGTGGTGGCGGGCGGTGTGGCGCTGTACGTATGGGCGGGCGGCCAGGTGCGCCGTACGGACGCGCTCGCCGACTACTCCGGCAGACCGCCGTCCGGCAAGGGCACGAACTGGCTGCTGGTCGGCTCGGACAGCCGGCAGAGCCTGACGCCGGAGCAGCGGAAGCGGCTGCATGTGGGCAACGAGGAGGGCCTGAACACCGACACGATCATGGTGCTGCACCGTGGGGACAGCGGCCCGTATCTGGTGAGCCTGCCGCGGGACAGTTATGTGGCGGTGCCGGGCCACGGCCGCAACAAGGTCAACGTGGCGTTCGCCGAGGGCGGCCCGAAGCTGCTGACCCGTACCGTCGAGCAGGTGACGGGGCTGCGGATCGACCGGTACGCCGAGGTCGACTTCCTGGGCTTCGTGCAGGTGGTGGACGCGCTGGGCGGCGTACGGATGTGTCTGGACAAGCCGCTGAAGGACGAGAAGTCAGGGGCGGACTTCCGGGCCGGGTGCCAGGAGATGGACGGGGTGAGGGCACTGGCGTACGTACGGGCGCGTTATACGGACCCGGAGGGTGATCTGGGCCGGGTGCGGCGGCAGCGGCAGCTGATCGGCGCGCTCGGCGAAAAGATGCTCGGGGCCGGTGTGCTGCTGAATCCTTTCGCTCTGGTGCCGGCGCTGGACGCGGGGCTGTCGGCGTTGACGGTGGACCGGGCGGCCGGGGTGCCGGACCTGGCGCGTCTGGGCTGGTCGATGAAGAACATCGCGGACGGCGAGGGCGCGGCTACCACCGTTCCGGTGGCTCGTCCCGGGGTGGACCTGGGAGGTGTCGGAGATGTGGTGGAGTGGGACGAGCAGGGAGCACGGCGACTCTTTTGGGCTCTTCGCGAAGATGTCCCGATTCCGACTTCTGGCAACAATTAA
- a CDS encoding coiled-coil domain-containing protein, with translation MDRRVEGLSIDRDSCWERAARLTVLANEMTAELAELREYVRQLPPQTYESLGDQARLILTTAESEAARLRKDAEEAAERAREEAEAYERQITEATDRAAQELRDEAEDWARRRVAAAWSEADGIEAAAAKDAEQWRSEAAEALRQMERRTAQMLREQEEEQTEQWDALGRDLAAQEADLEQRVAELEELGRAKVAEAERFRAEAEEAARHRDEDAEARAADLLAQARVEVERIERATERILREHAERREKVREHMTHVRNTLAALTGKAPDEDDAATEEDAGSVEGAGATSHAKGGTVLLEKPGGAETDGTGAGTTEAGTAGEAAAGPDGAADEAPSDTRAPVDPDNEDTLENQLPRPPEQQ, from the coding sequence GTGGACCGGCGGGTGGAAGGGCTCTCCATCGACCGCGACTCCTGCTGGGAGCGCGCGGCCCGGCTGACGGTCCTCGCCAATGAGATGACGGCCGAGCTGGCGGAGCTGCGGGAGTACGTACGGCAGCTGCCGCCGCAGACGTACGAGTCGCTGGGCGACCAGGCGCGGCTGATACTGACGACCGCGGAGTCCGAGGCGGCGCGGCTGCGCAAGGACGCCGAGGAGGCGGCCGAGCGGGCGCGCGAGGAGGCCGAGGCGTACGAGCGGCAGATCACCGAGGCCACGGACCGGGCGGCCCAGGAGCTGCGCGACGAAGCCGAGGACTGGGCGCGGCGCCGGGTGGCGGCGGCGTGGTCCGAGGCGGACGGCATCGAGGCGGCGGCGGCCAAGGACGCCGAGCAGTGGCGGTCCGAGGCGGCGGAGGCGCTGCGCCAGATGGAGCGGCGTACGGCGCAGATGCTGCGGGAGCAGGAGGAGGAGCAGACCGAGCAGTGGGACGCGCTCGGCCGGGACCTCGCCGCGCAGGAGGCCGACCTCGAACAGCGGGTGGCGGAGCTGGAGGAGCTGGGCCGGGCCAAGGTCGCCGAGGCGGAGCGGTTCCGCGCGGAGGCCGAGGAGGCGGCGCGCCACCGCGACGAGGACGCCGAGGCGCGCGCCGCCGACCTGCTGGCGCAGGCCCGTGTCGAGGTCGAACGGATCGAGCGGGCCACGGAGCGGATACTGCGTGAGCACGCGGAGCGCCGCGAGAAGGTGCGCGAGCACATGACGCATGTGCGCAACACCCTCGCCGCGCTGACGGGCAAGGCCCCGGACGAGGACGATGCGGCCACGGAGGAGGACGCCGGGAGCGTCGAAGGCGCGGGGGCCACGTCGCATGCGAAGGGCGGCACGGTGCTGCTGGAGAAGCCCGGCGGTGCGGAGACGGACGGGACCGGGGCCGGTACGACCGAGGCCGGTACGGCCGGGGAGGCGGCGGCCGGTCCGGACGGAGCCGCTGACGAGGCGCCGTCCGACACGCGGGCGCCGGTGGACCCCGACAACGAGGACACCCTGGAGAACCAGCTGCCGCGCCCGCCCGAGCAGCAGTGA
- a CDS encoding MFS transporter — protein MLCMALAALDSTIIATAVPQIVADLGGFAVFSWLFSGYLLAVTVSLPVYGKLSDTFGRKPILVTGVIVFLVGSLLCAGAWDMGSLIAFRVLQGLGGGALQGTIHTIAADLYPMKERPRIQAKLSTVWATSAVAGPGIGGLLTAYADWRWIFLVNLPVGALALWLVIRHFRESLPARERDRRPRIDWPGALAIFASGGLLLSALVQGGVAWPWFSVPSLLLFGGSALCVAATVVIERRAAEPIIPGWVWRRRTISAVNLALGAVGLLMVAPTVFLPTYAQAVLGLGPIAAGFVLSAMTLSWPVSSALSSHVYNRTGIRACAMTGIGAATLILLAFPLLPYPGAAWQPALIMLALGAALGIFQLPLIIGVQSSVGFEERGTATASILFCRQVGQCVGAALFGAVANATLNARLADAPADIRPGLPGDLDSVSHALARAGALTDRAADYLRRAVDVAVEHVYIGAAVAAALAFLILLLLAPRRFPVHGEAASGTAVPNTRGEGLKG, from the coding sequence ATGCTCTGTATGGCGCTGGCCGCCCTCGACTCCACGATCATCGCCACCGCCGTCCCCCAGATCGTCGCCGACCTCGGCGGGTTCGCCGTCTTCTCCTGGCTCTTCTCGGGCTATCTGCTCGCCGTCACGGTCAGCCTGCCCGTCTACGGCAAGCTCTCCGACACCTTCGGCCGCAAGCCCATCCTGGTCACCGGCGTGATCGTCTTCCTCGTCGGTTCGCTGCTGTGCGCGGGCGCCTGGGACATGGGCTCCCTGATCGCCTTCCGCGTGCTCCAGGGCCTGGGCGGCGGCGCCCTCCAGGGCACCATCCACACCATCGCCGCCGACCTGTACCCGATGAAGGAGCGCCCCAGGATCCAGGCCAAGCTGTCCACCGTGTGGGCGACCTCGGCCGTTGCCGGGCCGGGCATCGGCGGCCTGCTCACCGCGTACGCCGACTGGCGGTGGATCTTCCTGGTCAACCTGCCGGTGGGCGCCCTGGCGCTGTGGCTCGTCATCCGGCACTTCCGCGAGTCGCTGCCCGCGCGCGAACGCGACCGGCGGCCCCGTATCGACTGGCCCGGCGCGCTCGCCATCTTCGCAAGCGGCGGCCTGCTGCTGAGCGCCCTCGTCCAGGGCGGCGTCGCCTGGCCCTGGTTCTCCGTGCCCTCGCTACTGCTGTTCGGCGGCAGCGCCCTGTGCGTCGCCGCCACCGTCGTCATCGAACGCCGCGCCGCCGAGCCGATCATCCCGGGCTGGGTCTGGCGCCGCCGTACGATCTCGGCCGTCAACCTCGCGCTCGGCGCCGTCGGCCTGCTCATGGTCGCGCCGACCGTCTTCCTGCCCACCTACGCCCAGGCCGTCCTGGGCCTGGGCCCGATCGCGGCCGGGTTCGTACTCTCCGCGATGACCCTGAGCTGGCCGGTCTCCTCCGCCCTGAGCAGCCACGTCTACAACCGGACCGGCATCCGGGCCTGCGCCATGACCGGCATCGGCGCCGCCACGCTGATCCTGCTCGCCTTCCCGCTGCTGCCCTACCCGGGCGCCGCCTGGCAGCCCGCGCTGATCATGCTGGCGCTGGGCGCGGCCCTCGGGATCTTCCAGCTGCCGCTGATCATCGGCGTGCAGTCGTCCGTCGGCTTCGAGGAGCGCGGCACCGCCACCGCGTCCATCCTCTTCTGCCGCCAGGTCGGCCAGTGCGTCGGCGCCGCCCTCTTCGGCGCGGTCGCCAACGCCACGCTCAACGCCCGCCTGGCCGACGCGCCCGCGGACATCCGGCCCGGCCTGCCCGGCGACCTGGACTCCGTCTCGCACGCCCTGGCCCGCGCGGGCGCCCTCACCGACCGCGCGGCGGACTACCTGCGGCGCGCGGTGGACGTCGCCGTGGAACACGTCTACATCGGCGCCGCGGTCGCCGCCGCCCTCGCGTTCCTGATTCTGCTGCTACTCGCACCGCGCCGCTTCCCGGTGCATGGGGAGGCGGCGTCCGGTACGGCCGTACCGAACACGCGCGGCGAGGGCCTCAAGGGCTGA
- the mfd gene encoding transcription-repair coupling factor: MSLTGLLDAVVQDPALAEAVRAAGDGNRPHVDLVGPPAARPFAVAALARRSGRTVLAVTATGREAEDLAAALRSLMPAGEENAVVEYPSWETLPHERLSPRSDTVGRRLAVLRRLAHPSQDDPAAGPVSVVVAPIRSVLQPQVKGLGDLEPVSLRSGQTADLEEIVDGLAAAAYARVELVEKRGEFAVRGGILDVFPPTEEHPLRIEFWGDDVEEIRYFKVADQRSLEVAEHGLWAPPCRELLLTAEVRARAADLAERHPELGELLGKISEGIAVEGMESLAPVLVDEMELLLDVLPEGSMTVVCDPERVRTRSADLVATSQEFLQASWAASAGGGQAPIDVGAASLWGIADVRDRARELGMMWWTVSPFAAGEELDGDTLKLGMHAPETYRGDTQRALADTKRWVADGWRSVFITEGHGPAARTVEVLGEEGIAARLDPELGELSPSVVHVSCGSIDTGFVDPGLKLAVLTETDLTGQKAASKELGRMPARRRKTIDPLTLQAGDFIVHEQHGVGRYIEMVQRTVQGATREYLLVEYAPAKRGQPGDRLYIPTDQLEQVTKYVGGEAPTLHRLGGADWTKTKARAKKAVKEIAADLIKLYSARMAAPGHTFGPDTPWQRELEDAFPYAETPDQLTTIAEVKEDMEKSVPMDRLICGDVGYGKTEIAVRAAFKAIQDGKQVAVLVPTTLLVQQHFGTFTERYGQFPVVVKALSRFQTDTEAKAVLEGLKDGSVDLVIGTHRLFSSETKFKDLGLVIVDEEQRFGVEHKEQLKKLRANVDVLTMSATPIPRTLEMAVTGIREMSTITTPPEERHPVLTFVGPYEQKQIGAAIRRELLREGQVFYIHNRVESIDRAAARLREIVPEARIRTAHGQMGEAQLEQVVVDFWEKKFDVLVSTTIVESGIDISNANTLIVERGDNFGLSQLHQLRGRVGRGRERGYAYFLYPPEKPLTETAHERLATIAQHTEMGAGMYVAMKDLEIRGAGNLLGGEQSGHIAGVGFDLYVRMVGEAVADYRASLEGGVEEEPPLEVKIELPVDAHVPHDYAPGERLRLQAYRAIAAASSEEDIAAVREELTDRYGKLPEPVENLLLVAGLRMLARSCGVTDITLQGSNVRFSPIDLRESQELRLKRLYPRTILKPATRQALVPRPTTGKIGGKPLVGRELLAWVGEFLTSVLG; the protein is encoded by the coding sequence ATGAGCCTGACCGGTCTGCTCGACGCCGTTGTCCAGGACCCCGCGCTCGCCGAAGCCGTGCGGGCCGCGGGCGACGGCAACCGTCCCCATGTGGATCTGGTGGGCCCGCCGGCCGCCCGTCCCTTCGCCGTCGCCGCGCTCGCCCGCCGCAGCGGCCGTACGGTCCTGGCGGTGACCGCCACCGGCCGCGAGGCCGAGGACCTGGCCGCCGCGCTGCGCTCGCTGATGCCGGCCGGCGAGGAGAACGCGGTCGTGGAGTACCCCTCCTGGGAGACGCTGCCGCACGAACGGCTCTCGCCGCGCTCGGACACGGTCGGCCGCCGTCTGGCGGTGCTGCGCCGGCTGGCCCACCCCAGCCAGGACGACCCGGCCGCGGGCCCCGTCTCGGTGGTCGTGGCGCCCATCCGTTCCGTACTCCAGCCGCAGGTCAAGGGCCTGGGCGACCTGGAGCCCGTGAGCCTGCGGTCCGGTCAGACGGCGGACCTCGAAGAGATCGTGGACGGGCTGGCGGCGGCTGCGTACGCCCGTGTGGAACTGGTCGAGAAGCGCGGCGAGTTCGCGGTGCGCGGCGGCATCCTGGACGTCTTCCCGCCGACCGAGGAACACCCCCTGCGGATCGAGTTCTGGGGCGACGACGTCGAGGAGATCCGCTATTTCAAGGTCGCCGACCAGCGGTCCCTGGAGGTGGCCGAGCACGGTCTGTGGGCGCCGCCGTGCCGGGAGCTGCTGCTGACCGCCGAGGTGCGGGCGCGCGCCGCCGACCTCGCGGAGCGGCACCCGGAGCTGGGCGAGCTGCTGGGCAAGATCTCCGAGGGGATCGCCGTCGAGGGCATGGAGTCGCTGGCCCCGGTGCTGGTCGACGAGATGGAACTGCTGCTGGACGTCCTGCCCGAGGGCAGCATGACGGTGGTGTGCGACCCGGAGCGGGTGCGTACGCGCTCCGCCGACCTGGTGGCCACCTCGCAGGAGTTCCTCCAGGCGTCGTGGGCGGCGAGTGCGGGCGGCGGGCAGGCCCCCATCGATGTCGGCGCGGCCTCCCTGTGGGGCATCGCCGACGTCCGGGACCGGGCGCGCGAACTGGGCATGATGTGGTGGACGGTGAGCCCGTTCGCCGCCGGTGAGGAGCTGGACGGGGACACCCTCAAGCTGGGGATGCACGCCCCGGAGACGTACCGCGGCGACACGCAGCGCGCGCTGGCCGACACCAAGCGCTGGGTCGCGGACGGCTGGCGTTCGGTGTTCATCACCGAGGGGCACGGCCCCGCGGCCCGTACGGTCGAAGTGCTGGGCGAGGAGGGCATCGCGGCCCGCCTCGACCCTGAGCTGGGCGAACTGTCGCCGTCCGTCGTCCATGTCTCGTGCGGTTCGATCGACACCGGTTTCGTCGACCCGGGCCTGAAGCTGGCGGTGCTGACCGAGACGGATCTCACCGGTCAGAAGGCGGCCAGCAAGGAGCTGGGCCGGATGCCGGCCCGCCGCCGCAAGACCATCGACCCGCTCACCCTCCAGGCGGGCGACTTCATCGTCCACGAACAGCACGGCGTCGGCCGCTACATCGAAATGGTGCAGCGTACGGTCCAGGGCGCCACCCGCGAATACCTGCTGGTGGAGTACGCGCCCGCCAAGCGCGGCCAGCCCGGCGACCGGCTGTACATCCCCACCGACCAGCTGGAGCAGGTCACCAAGTACGTCGGCGGCGAGGCGCCGACGCTGCACCGCCTGGGCGGCGCCGACTGGACGAAGACCAAGGCGCGCGCCAAGAAGGCCGTCAAGGAGATCGCCGCCGACCTGATCAAGCTGTACTCCGCGCGGATGGCGGCGCCCGGCCACACCTTCGGCCCGGACACCCCCTGGCAGCGCGAGCTGGAGGACGCCTTCCCGTACGCGGAGACGCCCGACCAGCTCACGACGATCGCCGAGGTCAAGGAGGACATGGAGAAGTCCGTCCCGATGGACCGGCTGATCTGCGGCGACGTCGGCTACGGCAAGACCGAGATCGCGGTGCGGGCGGCGTTCAAGGCCATCCAGGACGGCAAGCAGGTCGCGGTGCTGGTGCCCACGACGCTGCTGGTGCAGCAGCACTTCGGCACGTTCACCGAGCGGTACGGCCAGTTCCCCGTCGTCGTCAAGGCGCTGAGCCGCTTCCAGACGGACACCGAGGCCAAGGCCGTCCTCGAAGGGCTCAAGGACGGCTCGGTCGACCTGGTCATCGGCACCCACCGCCTCTTCTCCTCCGAGACCAAGTTCAAGGACCTGGGCCTGGTCATCGTCGACGAGGAGCAGCGCTTCGGCGTCGAGCACAAGGAGCAGTTGAAGAAGCTGCGCGCCAACGTGGACGTGCTGACGATGTCCGCCACGCCCATTCCCCGTACGCTCGAAATGGCGGTGACGGGCATCCGCGAGATGTCCACGATCACCACCCCGCCGGAGGAGCGGCACCCGGTCCTGACGTTCGTCGGGCCCTACGAGCAGAAGCAGATCGGCGCCGCCATCCGGCGTGAACTGCTGCGCGAAGGCCAGGTCTTCTACATCCACAACCGCGTCGAGTCCATCGACCGGGCGGCGGCCAGGCTCCGCGAGATCGTGCCGGAAGCCCGGATCCGGACCGCGCACGGCCAGATGGGCGAGGCACAGCTCGAACAGGTCGTGGTCGACTTCTGGGAGAAGAAGTTCGACGTGCTGGTCTCCACGACCATCGTGGAGTCCGGCATCGACATCTCCAACGCCAACACCCTCATCGTCGAGCGCGGCGACAACTTCGGCCTGTCCCAGCTGCACCAGTTGCGCGGCCGCGTCGGCCGCGGCCGCGAGCGCGGTTACGCGTACTTCCTCTACCCGCCGGAGAAGCCGCTCACCGAGACCGCCCACGAACGCCTGGCGACCATCGCGCAGCACACGGAGATGGGCGCGGGCATGTACGTCGCGATGAAGGACCTGGAGATCCGCGGCGCGGGCAACCTCCTCGGCGGCGAGCAGTCCGGCCACATCGCGGGCGTCGGCTTCGACCTGTACGTCCGCATGGTGGGCGAGGCCGTCGCCGACTACCGGGCGTCCCTGGAGGGCGGCGTGGAGGAGGAGCCGCCGCTGGAGGTCAAGATCGAACTGCCGGTGGACGCGCATGTCCCGCACGATTACGCCCCCGGCGAGCGGCTGCGCCTCCAGGCGTACCGCGCGATCGCCGCCGCGTCCTCGGAGGAGGACATCGCGGCGGTCCGCGAGGAACTGACCGACCGCTACGGCAAGCTGCCCGAACCGGTCGAAAACCTCCTCCTGGTCGCCGGCCTGCGCATGCTCGCCCGCTCCTGCGGCGTCACCGACATCACCCTCCAGGGCTCCAACGTCCGCTTCTCCCCCATCGACCTCCGCGAATCCCAGGAACTCCGCCTCAAGCGCCTCTACCCCCGCACCATCCTCAAACCGGCCACCCGCCAGGCCCTGGTACCGCGCCCGACCACCGGCAAGATCGGCGGCAAGCCGCTGGTGGGGCGGGAACTGCTGGCTTGGGTGGGGGAGTTCTTGACGTCGGTTCTGGGGTGA
- the cpt gene encoding chloramphenicol phosphotransferase CPT, which yields MTTGSPPLRTDVVVLNGGSSSGTSTLIRQLQELLPRPWLTFGVDSFIESLPRSLVTPEASATAPGLGLAPDGSITVGPVFRALQTDWQEGVAAIARTGTGVLLDEVFLGGAEGQERWRRTLKGLSVLWVGVRCAPETAAAREAARGDRVTGMAASQAELVHRGVTYDIEVDTTDTDPATCARLIAAHVV from the coding sequence ATGACCACCGGCTCCCCACCCCTTCGCACCGATGTCGTCGTCCTGAACGGCGGCTCCAGCTCCGGCACTTCGACGCTCATCCGGCAACTGCAGGAACTCCTCCCCCGGCCCTGGCTGACCTTCGGCGTCGACTCCTTCATCGAGTCCCTGCCGCGGTCGCTGGTCACGCCGGAGGCGTCCGCGACCGCACCCGGCCTCGGCCTCGCGCCCGACGGCAGCATCACCGTCGGGCCGGTCTTCCGCGCCCTGCAGACCGACTGGCAGGAGGGCGTCGCGGCCATCGCCCGCACGGGCACCGGCGTCCTCCTGGACGAGGTGTTCCTCGGCGGCGCCGAAGGCCAGGAACGCTGGCGCCGCACGCTGAAGGGCCTGTCGGTGCTGTGGGTCGGCGTACGCTGCGCCCCGGAGACCGCCGCCGCACGCGAGGCCGCACGCGGCGACCGGGTCACCGGCATGGCGGCGTCCCAGGCCGAGCTGGTCCACCGCGGCGTCACCTACGACATCGAGGTGGACACCACCGACACCGACCCCGCCACCTGCGCCCGGCTGATAGCCGCCCACGTGGTGTGA
- a CDS encoding DUF2079 domain-containing protein, whose translation MDTATATAATGRPPAPASGGAGPAPAAGRLRTRTAALFAPRSVPYWTAAALFVVFFAVSGLRFRAMATSSWDLGIFEQAVRAYAHLRAPVADLKGPGTNLLGDHFSPVLALLAPLYRIFPSALTLLCAQSFLFALSAVPVTRTAIRFLGRGRGLAVGVAYGLSWGLQKAVDFDFHEIAFAVPLIAFALEAVLRGRWTAAVCWAAPLVLVKEDLGVTAAAIGALILVRARQAVPLAVGLVVFGLAATAVTLGVIIPGFNGSGSYDYWNKIGGGDGPTQRIPFDTAVRTLLWILLPTSGLLALRSPLLLVTLPTLGWRFISHEPHYWGVDWHYNAVLMPVVFLALVDALPRTLVSARPWVRSYAHHLPTAVLAATLALTTTLPLARLTETATYRKPPAATAAERLLDRIPDGATVEADIRPISRLTGRARVFWIGDTRGIAPDYIAVEQHDDRKAEQTLDDARKRHPRAVYGIVGTAGDVTVLQRMGRL comes from the coding sequence ATGGACACGGCCACCGCCACCGCGGCGACGGGCAGGCCCCCGGCCCCGGCCAGCGGCGGGGCCGGACCCGCCCCCGCCGCCGGCCGGCTCCGTACCCGTACCGCCGCCCTGTTCGCCCCGCGATCCGTGCCGTACTGGACCGCCGCGGCCCTCTTCGTCGTCTTCTTCGCCGTCTCCGGCCTGCGCTTTCGCGCGATGGCGACGTCCTCGTGGGACCTCGGGATATTCGAGCAGGCGGTACGGGCCTACGCGCATCTGCGGGCGCCCGTCGCCGACCTCAAGGGGCCGGGCACCAACCTCCTCGGCGACCACTTCAGCCCCGTACTGGCGCTGCTCGCCCCCCTTTACCGCATCTTCCCCAGCGCCCTGACCCTGCTGTGCGCGCAATCGTTCCTCTTCGCACTGTCCGCCGTGCCGGTGACCCGGACCGCCATCCGGTTCCTCGGGCGCGGCCGCGGCCTGGCCGTCGGCGTGGCGTACGGGCTGTCCTGGGGGCTGCAGAAGGCCGTCGACTTCGACTTCCACGAGATCGCCTTCGCCGTACCGCTGATCGCCTTCGCGCTCGAAGCGGTGCTGCGCGGGCGCTGGACCGCCGCGGTGTGCTGGGCGGCACCGCTCGTACTGGTCAAGGAGGACCTGGGGGTGACGGCGGCCGCCATCGGCGCGCTGATCCTCGTCCGCGCGCGGCAGGCCGTGCCGCTCGCCGTCGGGCTCGTCGTCTTCGGGCTGGCCGCCACCGCCGTCACCCTCGGCGTGATCATCCCCGGCTTCAACGGCTCCGGCTCGTACGACTACTGGAACAAGATCGGCGGCGGTGACGGGCCCACCCAGCGCATCCCGTTCGACACCGCCGTACGCACCCTGCTGTGGATCCTGCTGCCCACCTCCGGGCTGCTCGCGCTGCGCTCCCCGCTGCTCCTGGTCACGCTGCCCACCCTCGGCTGGCGCTTCATCTCCCACGAGCCGCACTACTGGGGCGTCGACTGGCACTACAACGCCGTCCTGATGCCGGTGGTCTTCCTGGCCCTGGTCGACGCCCTGCCGCGCACGCTGGTCTCCGCGCGCCCCTGGGTCCGTTCGTACGCCCACCACCTGCCCACCGCCGTACTGGCCGCCACGCTCGCCCTGACCACCACACTCCCGCTGGCCCGCCTCACCGAGACCGCCACCTACCGCAAGCCGCCCGCCGCGACGGCCGCGGAACGCCTGCTGGACCGTATCCCCGACGGCGCCACGGTCGAGGCCGACATACGGCCCATCTCCCGGCTGACCGGCCGCGCCCGGGTCTTCTGGATAGGGGACACCCGAGGCATCGCCCCCGACTACATCGCCGTGGAACAGCACGACGACCGCAAGGCCGAACAGACCCTGGACGACGCCCGCAAGCGCCACCCCCGGGCCGTCTACGGCATCGTCGGCACCGCCGGTGACGTGACGGTGCTGCAGCGGATGGGGCGACTCTGA
- a CDS encoding HNH endonuclease family protein, whose translation MPRERNLSRVRTRPRGGAVAAAGLAALLALTGCSPDGGKGGGTGGDGGGEPAAGGTALHAVASLTVKGRAPKTGYARDRFGTAWADTDGNHCGTRDDILKRDLTAVRFTDGHCKVASGKLAEDPYTGQAVTYERGRSKVDIDHLVALSDAWQKGAQQWPGRKRVALANDPLNLIAADASANRQKGDGDAATWLPPNKAYRCDYVAHQVAVKKKYGLWVTQAEKDAMTGVLKGCPTLKLPSGGAPTEAPERFAAK comes from the coding sequence ATGCCCCGCGAACGGAACCTGTCCCGCGTACGGACCCGGCCACGCGGCGGCGCTGTCGCCGCGGCCGGACTGGCCGCGCTGCTCGCCCTCACCGGCTGTTCGCCCGACGGCGGCAAGGGCGGCGGTACGGGGGGAGACGGCGGCGGGGAACCGGCCGCCGGGGGCACCGCGCTGCACGCCGTCGCGTCCCTCACCGTCAAAGGCCGCGCCCCCAAGACCGGTTACGCGCGCGACCGCTTCGGCACCGCCTGGGCCGACACCGACGGCAACCACTGCGGCACCCGCGACGACATCCTCAAGCGGGACCTGACCGCGGTGCGGTTCACCGACGGGCACTGCAAGGTGGCGTCCGGGAAGCTGGCCGAGGACCCGTACACCGGGCAGGCGGTGACGTACGAGCGCGGGCGCAGCAAGGTGGACATAGACCATCTCGTAGCACTGTCGGACGCGTGGCAGAAGGGCGCGCAGCAGTGGCCGGGGCGCAAGCGGGTGGCGCTCGCCAACGACCCGCTGAACCTGATCGCGGCCGACGCCTCCGCCAACCGGCAGAAGGGCGACGGCGACGCGGCGACATGGCTGCCGCCGAACAAGGCGTACCGCTGTGACTATGTCGCGCACCAGGTCGCCGTGAAGAAGAAGTACGGGCTGTGGGTGACGCAGGCGGAGAAGGACGCGATGACGGGGGTGCTCAAGGGGTGCCCGACGCTGAAGCTGCCGTCGGGCGGGGCTCCTACGGAGGCGCCGGAGCGGTTCGCGGCGAAGTAG
- a CDS encoding SurA N-terminal domain-containing protein, with product MFRRRTALPVSAAAALLAAAPLLTACGTDAHPGAAAVVDGQRITVAQLQSRVQDVRSAQEKSPQAAQLVENTGKLGPATLNGMIFDRVLERNAKDAGVTVSRSDVQKWRAAAERSAGGAERLKQMWLQQAIAPGEINAVVRNQLLLDGIAKHIGADRGQPQGQQQLATELARTSRKMGIDVNPRYGKWDDGQVILGRTKEPWVKNVSGAAEQQQT from the coding sequence ATGTTCCGCCGTAGGACCGCGCTTCCCGTTTCCGCCGCCGCCGCGCTGCTGGCCGCCGCCCCCCTGCTCACCGCCTGCGGTACGGACGCGCACCCCGGCGCCGCGGCCGTCGTGGACGGGCAGCGGATCACCGTCGCGCAGCTCCAGTCGCGGGTCCAGGACGTGCGCAGCGCCCAGGAGAAGTCACCGCAGGCCGCCCAACTGGTCGAGAACACCGGCAAGCTGGGGCCCGCCACCCTTAACGGCATGATCTTCGACCGGGTGCTGGAGCGGAACGCGAAGGACGCCGGGGTCACGGTCTCGCGCAGCGACGTGCAGAAGTGGCGCGCGGCGGCCGAGCGCAGCGCGGGCGGCGCGGAGCGGCTGAAGCAGATGTGGCTCCAGCAGGCCATCGCGCCCGGCGAGATCAACGCGGTGGTCCGCAACCAGCTTCTGCTGGACGGCATCGCCAAGCACATCGGCGCCGACCGCGGCCAGCCGCAGGGCCAGCAGCAGCTCGCCACGGAGCTGGCCAGGACGTCCCGGAAGATGGGCATCGACGTCAACCCGCGCTACGGCAAGTGGGACGACGGCCAGGTCATCCTCGGCCGGACCAAGGAGCCGTGGGTCAAGAACGTGTCCGGCGCGGCGGAGCAGCAGCAGACCTGA